In Papaver somniferum cultivar HN1 unplaced genomic scaffold, ASM357369v1 unplaced-scaffold_123, whole genome shotgun sequence, the genomic stretch TTGGGAATCCTAGTTCCAACCAAACTTATTATAGTTGATGGATTAGTCTCACCCACTTTTCCATTCTTAACTAAAACTGATTTTGAAGCCTGCGCTTgtttagttctcgccaattcaacaTAGACAGATTCAAAATCATCTTTGGCTTGTGCCATAACAACCTCCAACTGCTGAGCCTTCACCAGCTTAGCAGCAAACTCCACATCAGCTTCTTCACCAGCAATATTATCAACAACATCACGAACATCTACATTGACGTTGTGAGATTTTTTTTTACCCTTCTTCTTACGCCTAGCCACTTGCCattccccaccagcaggtttaggaaTATTGCTCACGCCAGGTTGAGAATCATCAACGCTAACTTGTTTGCTTACCACAAGTTGTCGCTCAGTATTTTCCTTGTGCTGCTTTCTACATTCATGATCAGTATGCCCAATCaacttgcacttggaacaatatttTGGAACTTTTTGAATCTCAACAGATTGCCAAAAATCTAAACCCCCAACCGTAATATGAATAGCATCAGTAGCTGCTTCAGCAAAATTAATATCCACCAAAACTGatgcaaagtgaccatattcatgAGCAAGAGTACGTCTATCAACCACAATTGGAGTTCCTAATGATTTATCCAAGGACAATAGCGTTTTTTCTGTCCAGAATTCTAATGGAAGCCCTGGAAAAGAAACCCACACGGAAGCATgagatgatatttttttttcagcATCAAAACCAGGAAACCATTCAATTAGGGTTAGCTTTTGATGCCTCAAAAACCAAGCTTCAGCATTCAAAAGCTTGTCTTTTGCTGTTTGGGATTGTAACTTGATGGTGAAGAAACCTCTACTCATAGGAATTAGCTGAACCGCACCTTGACCTAGCTGCCATTGATGTTCCAAATCAACCTTCACCTCTTGGAAAGTAATTCCTTTGAAATCTAAACGTCCAATAagactgaatttccaaatatcacaaccTTCCAAATAGAAAGATTCAGGTAAAACAATCGCTGGTTTGCCTTCTTTTAACGTTGGCAATGGTAAAGAACTGAGA encodes the following:
- the LOC113331060 gene encoding uncharacterized protein LOC113331060, with product MGDASHASHVRSRTYADQVKGKQQLPTTSIDLSSLPLPTLKEGKPAIVLPESFYLEGCDIWKFSLIGRLDFKGITFQEVKVDLEHQWQLGQGAVQLIPMSRGFFTIKLQSQTAKDKLLNAEAWFLRHQKLTLIEWFPGFDAEKKISSHASVWVSFPGLPLEFWTEKTLLSLDKSLGTPIVVDRRTLAHEYGHFASVLVDINFAEAATDAIHITVGGLDFWQSVEIQKVPKYCSKCKLIGHTDHECRKQHKENTERQLVVSKQVSVDDSQPGVSNIPKPAGGEWQVARRKKKGKKKSHNVNVDVRDVVDNIAGEEADVEFAAKLVKAQQLEVVMAQAKDDFESVYVELARTKQAQASKSVLVKNGKVDVEESSADAKFRADQEARRVRMQSMHKVVNTTEGRNTSDSESLQDSNLRICAEKGSLPRINSGATSQIDINSSKTGF